In Fusarium falciforme chromosome 9, complete sequence, the sequence TACAGGTTACTTCACCATTCGCCTTGCTTCGTGACGTGTTGCCCATCGAGGCCTTTTTATCCAAGCAGCAGCGTATAGCCTAGAGTCGACTGACTTTAACATGACTCTGCGACCTACCCTACAACTCTGGTAAAGGTCAAAGGTGAAAACCTTGACTAGAGTTTGCCAAGTCTCCATGGATCAGCACGTGGCGCGATCTTGACACTGAGACCAATCTCAAGGCTTTGGATCGTGGCGGTGTGGGCTAAGACACTTGTTGAGTAGTCCCCTCTTAGGGGAAGGAAAGGTGGCATCTTGTCTGCAAGATTCGTTTCTTCACCTTTGAATTTCTATAGCGGCAGCCATGGAATTATAATATCTGGGTTGCGGTGTTTTGCGATTGGGTTTTGATGCTGTCACGTATTGTTGATAAATGCGGCTTTTgttgttgtggctgatggcgtTTGATGATAAGAGCGGGGAAAAAGCAATGCACCGAGCAATTGTATGAATTGACCCCTGCTCTGACTGTGTAAAGGAGCCTCTATCCAAGTATTGGAATACCAGCTTTGATACATGCACATCTCAACTGATCAGCTGGGACCATCCTCTTGGGTAAGCCAAGACGCCAAGGATTTCTAGGTTTCGCCAACAACGTCTGGCAGCTGACATTTTGCTTCTCGAAGACCCCGAGACGCCAAGGCGTTCTCGATGGGAGAAGCAGATGAACTAGAAAACTCTAACCTGGAATTGTCGCCTCAGGAGCCTGAGTGAGAGAGGTGCAGCAACGTTCCGTCAAGATTCTGAGAGGCTTGTGCGTGGTCCCCGCCACACTGCTCGGTCGATAGCTAATCTGGAGCCTGCATCTCACTGGCTAGAGCGCTGTGGCTGGATTAAAATTAGGTTCCGGCGTCACCCGCTGCACTGTCACCAACCATCCACGCGGTGGCGCTGCCATGGCGCACAGCGATGCAGTTCATGACTTCCTCGCATTGCATCTCCAGGCAGAGACGATGATGGCTCGGAGGCGTTTGGGTCTCGAGAGCCCCGACGCGTCACGGTACACGAGCGTGCGTGATGTGGCCGATCCCAATCCTGCGAGGCAACCGATTGGACAGCCTTTATCGCACATACCGCTAGCTGTGGAGAAATGCACAAAAGGGCATTGCATCAACAGACGCAGAGGCCAATCACTGCGGCCTGGAGGAATCTATGTAAGACGAAACACTGGACAAGGACCCCAGAAAAGGAAGGTCGCACATGAATCACCTCCGAGGTCGAAATATATTCGACACTGGAGCCCCCGGCGAGGCGGAACTTTTGTCCCCACACTGTCCCTCATTGGGCTGTGCGATACAAAGGTCCTCACTATGCGTGCTGCCGACTTTGCCGGCGTTGCTTCGCCCGACGAAAAGTGGTCCAAACATGAGATCTTCGTCCCTCTCAACGTGCCGTGATCCGCTGTCGTGACATCAGCTTGCAGATGACGCGAGAGAGATAGATTACATGAGCCATGATTGACGGCCGATATGCTCTTCTATAAAGAGCCTCGAGACTTGGCTCGGTAGCCTCTTCTCTTGGCATGATCACGCTGCCATAACCCTCTCCGCCATGCAGTTCAAGTTGTTTGGCGCTCTTCTTGCCTTTGGGACCCTGTCCCAGGCAGCATTCAACCGGGATGCCCTGAATGCCTTCAATAAGGAGCATCCCCGTCGCTATGATCAGAAGCGCGCCCCTGTTCCCCCCTCTGCCCCGATTCTGGAGACCAGAAGCAAGTCCAAGTTCCTCAACAAGCGCACTGAGAAGTTTGTCGTCAATGGATCTGCCATTCCAGAGGTAGCTTTTGACATTGGCGAGTCATATGCCGGTCTGCTGCCAATCTCTAAAGACCCTGATGAGTCCAGAGAACTGTACTTTTGGTTCTTTCCCAGCACCAACCCTCATGCCGGTGATGAAGTGGTTATCTGGTAAGTTGGCCATGAGAACATCTGAAATGGCACGCTAACCATATCCGCAAGGCTCAACGGAGGTCCGGGCTGCAGTTCTCTGAGTGGCTTGTTGACTGAGAACGGCCCTTTTCTTTGGCAAGATGGCACCTTGGCCCCTACTCCAAACTCATACAGCTGGACAAACCTGTGAGATTATTTCCTCGATGAACAGACCTTTTACAGTCAAAACTGACAAATCAATTCAGGACCAACGTCATCTGGATTGAGCAGCCTGTCGGTGTCGGTTACAGCCAGGGGAAGCccaacatcaccaacgaGGTCGAGCTTGGTCTTCAGTTCATCGGCTTCTGGCGTAACTTTATCGAGGCATTTGAGCTTCAAGGAGCTACGACTTACATCACTGGAGAGTCGTATGCTGGCTACTATGTCCCATATATCGCTGACGCCTTCATTACGGCCAATGACGACACATACTACAAGCTGGGCGGTGTTGCCATCAACGATCCCATCATCGGAGACGGCACCCTGCAACAACAGGCCGTCATCTACCCATACATTGAGTACTGGCAgaacctcatcaacctcaaccagACAGCCCTGAACGCCCTTCGGTGGACCCATGAGCACTGCAACTTTTCCACTTACATCGATCACTACGGGACTTTCCCACCTCCCAAGGGACCTTTCCCAGTCCTCCCTGACCCATACGCTGATACTTCGGGCAATTACACTTGCGATATTTTCGACTATGCCTACGGCGCTGCCCTTGATTCCAACCCCTGCTTTAACATTTACCACATTACCGACACTTGCCCTCACACTTATGCACAGTTGGGCATCGTGAATCAGGTAGGTAACTCTCCAGCAGATCTGTGGTGCAACTATACTGACGTGAACTCCCCAGGGCGACTACGCTCCCCCCGGCGCACAGGTCTACTTCAACCGCACAGATGTCAAGAAGGCTCTCAACGCACCGCAGGTTGATTGGTACCAGTGCACTCCTAACAATGTCTTTGGCGAAGGCGATCCTAACTCGAATTCTTCCGACACTTCTCTTGCACCAGCACAGAACAACGTCCTCCGCCGCGTGATCGAACacaccaacaacaccatcattGGCGTTGGACGTCTTGACTTCCTCTTGCCTCCCAACGGCACACTTTTTGCGCTACAGAACGCCACCTGGAACGGCAAGCAGGGGTTCCAAAAGTATCCCCAAGACAAGCAGTTTTACGTACCTTTCCACCCAGAGTACAATGGTGGAAGACTGAGTGAAGCGGGCACCGTCGGACAATGGGGACATGAGCGTGGCCTGACTTACTACGAGGTTCAGTTGGCGGGCCATGAGCTGCCTGGATACACCGCAGGAGCCGGTTACCGGGTGTTGGAGTTGTTGCTGGGACGAATCAAGAACTTGGGCACTATTGAGAACTTTACCACACAAAAGGGACATTTCCAGGGCAAGGGAGGATCTGGCCTTCGCCCCCCCGCGAACCCTCTGCACATTCCACAGGGGCACGGTTACTAATGGATAGTCGGGTCTTATGAAGAGAATGAGATAGATGACATTGAGATGTTTATATGATTCGATTCAATCTCTGAGCGGTAAATCAACCGCAGATGATGATCCTTATCCGAGAGGTTTAAACTCGGGTTTGCATGACAAGACGACACCATGCAGCAGGAATTTGACTAGACCTGAATTCGACCGAAAGAATGACAAATTTGCTCGTATGTCTGGACTTCAGGAATAAAGGAAAGCTGTCTCGGGGGGTCGAAGTCAATTGCATTAACGGTCGTGCCATTGGGTCTAACCTTTGTAGTAACTCGCAATGTCATATTAGGCTTGAGGCTTTCGTCCATAAACCGAACGGCTATGAATTAGTGAGCAATGATGAGAAAGGATCAGGGGATTGTGCACATACACCTGTGAGTAGGCATGGATGTCCGGGTTATTCAAGTCCTTTCTCACATCCACGAGGAAGAGATTGACCTCCCCGGTTGACCATCCTAGGACTCGTGTGAAGGGTGCGAGTGTAGCAGACTCGAGAACCTGACTTGCGTTTTGGTTGTTCCACGCCCCGAGTTCTTTGTACTTCTTCTCTTTAGGCCATCGATTTATCGGCCACTTGAACCGGGTTTCGACAACGTCAGTGAATCCAACCTGCTTCATGATTGTTGCAAGTTGGTCGGTTGGTTGGAATGATCGGTCCAGTTTTACTGCTGCCTCTCCTAGGAAAGTGCACCATCTAGACAGCGCGTGGTCATCGGACAGAGTGCCGTCATCAGACGCGTAAaagccatccatctcttggAGTTCAACGTAACCACCCGGGGTAAGGTTCCTGATTAGGTCAGTATGGCATATCAAAAAGACAAGGCAAGAATGAGTGCCTACTGGAACATCTTTTGCAGATACTCGGCCCAGTTTTGAATGCTAAAGTTCATCATTCGACTGTGAATGTAATCAAAGGGCTCGGAATAGTTCCATTCCTCGTCAATATCGTCAACGAGAAATTGAACGTTTGGGGGAACGCTAGTTGAAGATGTTAGCTAcagagaaaaagagaggcAAGTGGCCACCTTACAAACTTGGCTGGATAGGAGACAGATCGACTCCGATGATCTTTAAATTTGGAAAGAATTAGCTACCTCGTTCCAGCCCTGGGTCGAGCTCCAAGTGAAGTCCGTCCACATACCTCGGCCTCAGGATGCTCATCACCGAAATCTATTGCCCACAGCCCTGTGCCCGTTCCTAAGTCAAGGACCCGTGCAGGCTTGGAATCGGGAAGATTTGGAGGCGAGAGGCCCAGCTTGTTATCAAACGTCAGGAGAAACATATGGTGTTGGAGGTCTAGACAGAGTCTGAGCGTGCCAACTTTCCAAGAGGGGGTGCACGAGAATACCTAGCCTCTCATTCTCCAACTCGTCATTGGGAAGGTTGTATTCTGAGGTTGGTAATGAGGTGGTCAGCTTTGATTGTACAGCTAGTAACTGCTGTAAGTAGCTTACTCCCATCCTTGTACCGATGATAGGTTCTTCCGTTCTCTTGTCGGTAGTCGATGATGGAGCTTCTGAGACTTTCGGTCGAAGAGGCCCTATCCTGTTATCCAGGCCTGAGTCAATGGAACGAGGTTCAATAAGCCATTATAAAGAGCGGCGAGAAGAAGTTATGCCTACATCTCCCAACGCCGAGTCCTGGTCGTATGCCACCTAGGTTCAAGGTTAGAGCTTTTTCATCTGATGCCAACGAGGTGAAATGAACATCATCAGGAGCATTAACAGAGTTTCTCCCCGTCATTATGATTGACCTGAGTATAAGCTGTGTCTAGGTACGGGCTGTATGTTGCTTGGATGTTCAAATAGGATGCAGCATGCAAGCTGTGTTAGGCGACAATATCCCTCATCCAGAAAAATGGGCGACGACCAGGTTTTAAACCTCAGCTGCTTGGCATCACACTGCAGCTCGGGCCAATCACGTTTCAAGAAGCTTGTGTTCTCTCTTTTCTCATCAGATGCTTTGCAAGGATGTTGGACCAACAATCGCATCACCCAGGCTCTCGGTTGGCTGCCAAGTGACCCCGATTGCTGCCTTGTTGGCACTTGTCAAAAGGGACCAAAACATGCATTGAATGAGGTAGTCAACTATAGAACGTACAAAAgtgaataatattagttctCCAAACACCAAACCCTACTCTCTTTCTCTCGATCGTTACCTGCACACACCACCGCAACTCTCCCTGCCTTTGCCTCCTAGATCCCAGTGGTGAAATGACTCCCGACAGTCCGACTGCACCTCGTCATTCTCCACGATGGGTTTTCAGTGCTTCATTCTCGCTCTACCCTAGCTATGTGTTTCCTCACAAACCTGGACTCCCGAGTCCGTCGTTGTATCGATCTCGTGGCTCaattaacccatcaagggccgggcttcaactataataaagaacataTTGCCGTCGCTGTATCAATGTCCATATCAACATCCTTCTCCGGGCTTTTGGCCCCCTTACgagccttgcccttgccatTGCCTTTGCCCTtacccttgcccttgcctggCCCTGTCTTGCCACCGGGAGTCAAAGTTCCTTGAGCAACCTCCTTCGCTCCGTTGCTTGAATCGAGGCTGGCGTCAAGTTCGCCGTTACATCCAGTCTTGTTCCCCTGAGAGGTAGCAGCCCCCCCACCTTGTCGTTTTGCGTCATTCTTATTCTTACTCTTGCCCtccttcgtcttcttcttcatgttGTTGTTattattgttgttgttgtttccGGGACAGTGGGTTTGATCCTTGAGCACTTTAGCCTCAGAAGTGCTCTTCTCCTGAGGCTTGGTACCCTCACTACCTTCTGCCCGTTCGTGGGTTTCGTCCCTTGCCAGGGCAGCCTTCTTGCCGGTCTTCTTTCTCCCGTTCCACcagttcttcttcttcttcttcttcttctcagcgtTGGCTGTACCAGAACCCGACCCTGAGACTGGAACTTGGGATTCTGCGCTCCCCTGGGAATCGGCCATCGTGGAGTCGGCCACATCCATGTCTGTGCGGGCGGTGGGCTGGGATTCTGCACCTGGATCACCATTTCCGTGATGACCTTGAGCCACGGCGCTCTCATGAGAACTAGCAGCATCTGTGTCCATCATACTCATGTCTTCCTCCGATGAATCACCGGATTCTGTGTCCACCATACCAGTGTCTCCCAATGTGTCAGGCGTGCCAGAGCGTGGCTCGTTTGTAGTCTGCTTGCTTACAGTGGCTGTGGAAGCTGTGACTGGGGTATGGAACTGCAGGATCGAGGTTTGCCGTGGATCCTTACATACACGTGCGGAGTTGGGAGGCCTGCCTCGCGGGTTCTTGGGGGCTGCCTGTTTTTTCGCTACGCTTGTCGTGGAGGGAGTCGTGCTCGTGAGAGTAGTTTCCGATACCCTTTGGCGTTTCTGAGGCTCTTGCTCGCTGGTTTCAGGCCCTGGATTGGCCTGTTTCTTCGAAGCTGAGGACGGGTCCTCGGAATTCACCCAGCGCGCCCAGAAAGGGCCAACTTTGCGATGGTAGCTGGCCTTGGAGTGCTCTCTCTGCGATCCTTTGTCTGTGCAACGATGATCCCAGGCTGCATGGGGCCCCATGCAATTACAACACCGGAGCTTGTCACCTGACTGACAACTGGCAGTGCTGTGTTGTCCTGAGCAACGTCCACATCGAAACTGGCCATACCCGCAGACTTCCTTGAAGTGACCGGGCGTGTTGCATTTGTAACAGAACATCGGGGTACCTTGTTGCGGAAATGGTCTGGGGATTTGTCGTCAGTGCGTTCGTCTTGAGGTGCAGTGTTGAAGGAGCTTACATGGCTTTGAACGTCGTGAATCTTATCTTGATAGACATTCGGCAAATGAGAAGGGCGGTCTGGAGGGAGGTGGTCTCTATGAGGAACCTATGGAAGCTAACCCTGACCTGAATGTCGGATTGTTGAGTGTAATGCCTGAAAAACGTTGTCCAGTGAGGGAACGTTCCCCtgttctcgtccttgtcgaaATCCTCGACTTGGACTTGATACTTGCGTTGAAGCATAAAACAATTGGATGAAAACGAAATGGCCTCGCTGATTCGTGAAGAGCTGTTACGAATCTCATACTCGGCCTGGTAGGACCCGACAATCATCAATAGCGATGCGCAGCGATCGGATATCGTTCGACCATCGGAGCCGAGGACCGGAGAGCTAGGCTTGGGTATGTATCGGATGCTCTTGATTTGTAGATAGGGCCCACCGAGCTTGTGAAGAGCATCCCGAATACCTTCTACTCCAAGTCTGGCCACCAGTTCCTCATCCGAGGCCAATCTGAGCATGTACCGCATATCCAGGCACTCATATTCGTCGAGCTCTGGGGCTGCGGGAAGTCTCAGGCTGAGTTCCTTCAACTGGGCTTTAATTCTCCTCAGTTCTTCGAGGACCGTTTGCTCCGTTCTCTCCGCGTATAGACTAGAGAACTGGGGCTCTTCGGTACTGGCAGAGATGTCCCTAGATCCATTGCGGTGACTGGGTCTATTGTTGGCCCCCTCTTGTGTGATTGGAGGTGCAGACATTTTGAGACGGAAAAGGGAGGGAGGTTTGAAAACAGATAGAATGTGTGTGATAGGTGTGATTGGCAATGCGGAGGCATGAAAATGATGCTTTAGAGAGGTCTGCTGTGCTCACGATGTGCAGAAGCCAAAGTTAACTCTTCCCAGTGTCTTTGGTCCCGCAACGTGCCTAAGCGAAATACCAACATCATGGACGAGACGGCGTGCTCCGAACGTTGTCAGATCAGTGCTCAACCCCACCACAATAGTCTGTCAAAATGTAATAACTGTCTGTCATACTTTCTGCGGAAATTGGCCGTTTGCTCAAGAGACATCTCAGTGGCTGCTAACCAAAGTTGGCAGGCTGGTAATCAAGCTGGGCCGAAGTTCGGGAAATGGGCAACTCGGTCGTGCGGAAGGCTACTCCGCAGTGCATTGACAATTACGGAACAGGGCTGAAGATGGAATAGACAACGA encodes:
- a CDS encoding Carboxypeptidase → MQFKLFGALLAFGTLSQAAFNRDALNAFNKEHPRRYDQKRAPVPPSAPILETRSKSKFLNKRTEKFVVNGSAIPEVAFDIGESYAGLLPISKDPDESRELYFWFFPSTNPHAGDEVVIWLNGGPGCSSLSGLLTENGPFLWQDGTLAPTPNSYSWTNLTNVIWIEQPVGVGYSQGKPNITNEVELGLQFIGFWRNFIEAFELQGATTYITGESYAGYYVPYIADAFITANDDTYYKLGGVAINDPIIGDGTLQQQAVIYPYIEYWQNLINLNQTALNALRWTHEHCNFSTYIDHYGTFPPPKGPFPVLPDPYADTSGNYTCDIFDYAYGAALDSNPCFNIYHITDTCPHTYAQLGIVNQGDYAPPGAQVYFNRTDVKKALNAPQVDWYQCTPNNVFGEGDPNSNSSDTSLAPAQNNVLRRVIEHTNNTIIGVGRLDFLLPPNGTLFALQNATWNGKQGFQKYPQDKQFYVPFHPEYNGGRLSEAGTVGQWGHERGLTYYEVQLAGHELPGYTAGAGYRVLELLLGRIKNLGTIENFTTQKGHFQGKGGSGLRPPANPLHIPQGHGY